The genomic stretch CGGCAACCTCAGCCTGAAAAACGCCATCGCCGCCGCCAAGAGCGACACCGTCCCGGTCGACAACATCGAGAACGCCATCAAACGCGCCGTCGGGGCCGGTGAAGGCGCCGCCGAATTCAAGGAAGTCACGTACGAAGGCTACGGCCCCGGCGGGACCGCCATCCTGATCGAGGCACTCACCGACAACGTCAACCGCACCGTCGCCGACATCCGCGCCGTGTTCAACAAGCGCGGCGGCAGCCTCGGCACCAGCGGCTCCGTGGCGTGGCAGTTCGAGAAGAAAGGCATCCTGCTCCTGACCGACACCAGCGAACAGGCGCAGGAAACCGCCATCGAACACGGCGCCGAGGACATCCAGGAATCCGAGGAAGGCCTCGCCATCAGCACCGGCCCCAACGACCTGTACGCCGTGCAGGACGCCCTGACCGCCGCCGGCTTCGAGATCGAGAACGCCCAGGTGGACATGGTCCCCAGCAACACCGTCGCCGTCGCCGATGACGACGCGAAAAAACTGCTCATCCTGATCGACGCCCTCGAAGAACTCGACGACGTGCAGAACGTCTACAGCAACGCCGACCTCCCCGACGAGGAGTGAATGGTTGAAAGTTGATGGTTGATGGAGGGTCTGTCCTCCATCAACCATCAACTTTTGACCATCAACCCTTACAGCACCAGGGCCTGGGCGTTCCCGCCGAGGCGGTCCCAGAGGGTGAAGGCGGCGCGGGCGCCGGGGCGGATGATGCCCTCGTCGTCCCAGCCGGCGGCGAGGGCGGGGCCGCGCGTGTGGGCGTGCAGGACGTCCAGTTCGGTCAGGGCCTCACTGGGCGCGAGGCGCGCGCCGCTGTCGTCCACGCGGGTGATGGCGGCGGCGAAGTTCGCACGGTACTCGGGTGGCGCGACCGGGGCGTCGCTGCCGAACGCGAGGACCGCCCCGGCGTCACGCAGGGACCGGAAGGCGTAACTGAGGCCCTCCAGGTGCGGCATGAGGTCGCGGATCATGGGGCCGTCCGCCTGGAGGTGGATGGGTTGCACGCTGGCGGTCAGGCCCCGGAAGCGTGGGAGGTCCTCGGCGCGCAGGTGCTGGGCGTGCTCGACGCGCAGGCGGATGCCGCGCGCCCCGGCGTGGGGGCGCAGGTGGTCGTAGGCGTTCAGGACCTCGGTGTTCGCGCGGTCCCCGATGGCGTGCGTGACCGGGGTCAGACCCAGTTCGATGGCCTCGCGGCCCAGTTCCGCGATCAGGTCCGGCGGGTCCAGCGGCATGCCGGTGCCCGAGCCGTCCGCGAAGCCGGGCGCGTGCAGCCACGCGGTGCGGCTGCCGAGTGCGCCGTCCGCGAAGAACTTCACGCCTCCCCACTGGAACAGCCCGCCGGGCGTGCGGCTCAGGCCCAGCGCGCGGGCGTGCCCCAGGCGGTCGTGCGGCAGGCACGCCCACACCCGCAGCGGCAGTTCGCCCCGCTGCGCCAGCGTCTGGAGGGCGCGGGGCGCCTCGACCGGCTCGAAGGCCGTGGTGTGCGCGCTCACGTACCCCCGCGCAGCCAGATCGTCCGCCCCGGCGCGGGCCGCCGCGAGGTACTGCGCGTCACTGGGAGCCGGAATGACGCGGGCCACGAGGTCAGACGCGAGTTCCAGCAGGCACCCGAGGGGCCGCACGATCCGCCCGCCCTCCGGGTCCGGCGTGCCGTCATGAATACCGGCCAGTCGCAGAGCCGCGCTGTTCGCCCAGCTCAGGTGCAGGTCCCGCGAGTACAGCAGCACCGGGTGATGCGGGCTTACCTCGTCCAACAATGCCGCCGACGGGTACCCGTTCAGGCCCAGTTCCGACAGCAGGAACCCCCCGCCGCGAATCCAGGTGCCGGGCGGCGTGTTCATCACCCGCTGCGCCACCCGCGCCTGCACCTCCGCGACACTGCGCGCCCCGTGCAGCGGCACCTCCGAGAGCGAGAACCCGTACGTGACCAGATGAATGTGCGCCTCCGCCAGCCCCGGCGTGAGCAGCAGGTCCCGGTGATCGAGCACCTGCGCGCCCGGCGCCAGCGCCGCCATGTCCTCACGCGACCCGGCCGCCAGGACCCGCCCGCCCCCCACCAGCACAGCCTGCACCTCTGGCCGGGTGTCGTCGAGGGTCAGGGTCCGGGCGTGAATCACGGTCAGCGGGTGCGTCATGTCCGACAGCCTACGGCACCCGCCCCTGCACCCGCCCCGCACGCGCGGAACGCCGCGCCAGCGCGTCCAGCCAGTCAAAACACCCACCTGCCGGGTGTACCGCGCCGCGCCTGCGCCCCCAGTTGGCCCGCCGTCCTGTTAAACTGAGCGGCATGCCCCGCATCCTCGTGGTGGACGACGACTCTGCCATCCTCAAACTCGTCAGCGTGATCCTCTCCCGCGCCGGGCACGAGGTGCGCACCAGCACCCATCCCGTCGAAGCCCTCGACCTGCTGAAAGTGTTCACGCCGGACCTCGTGATCAGCGACGTGGTCATGCCGTACATGACCGGCCTGGAATTCCTGGAGAAACTCCGCGCGCACGAGCAACTGTCCGCCATTCCGTTCATGCTGCTCTCCAGCCACGCCGAACGCGGCGACGTGCGGCGCGGCATGAACCTCGGCGCGGACGACTACCTGCCCAAACCCTTCACCCCGCAGGACCTGACCACCGCCATCGACGCCCGCCTGCGCCGCGCCGGACTGACCCTCCAGGGCGAGAGCGGCATGCAGGCCAAGGGCCTGGGCACCGCGCAGGTCGTCTGGCAGGGCAGCGCCGTGTCCTGGGTCAGCCGCAAGGCCCTCGAACTGTTCTTCTACCTGCTGGAACACAAGGAAGTCACCAGCTGGGAAGCCGCCGAGGCCCTCTGGCCCGAAAAGGACGAGGCGCGCGCCAGCAGCCTGTTCCACACCACCCTGCACCGCCTGCGCCGCAGCCTGAGCAACGAAGCGGTCGTCAGCGCCAACCGCCGCTACGCGCTGGCCAGCGACCTGAACCCCGAGTACGACGTGCAACGCTTCGAACTGCTCGCCGCGCAGGCCGAACAGGGCAGCCTGGGCCTCGAGGAACTCCGGGAACTCGTCACGCAGTACGGCCACTACCTGCCCGGCACCGACAGCCCCTGGGCCGACGACGTCCGCTCCCGCCTCGAACAGAAACAACTCAGCCTGCTCGGCGTGGCCGCCCGCGCCGCCACCGAAGCCGGACGCGACCGCGACGCCGCGCAGTTCCACCAGCGCGCCCTGGCCATCGACCCCATGAGCGAACCCGACTGGCAGGGCCTCGCCCGCGCCCTCGACACCATCGGCGACCCCCGCGCCCGCCTCGCCGCGCAACGCGAAGCGTGGTGGGCCGTCGACCTCGACTGAACCAGCCCACACAGAACAGGCCCGGCCGCCCATGCGCCGGGCCTGCCTCATTTGCGCCGCGCTACCCCCAGACCACCCGGTACGCTAGGTGAACCGGAGGTCACATGTTCGATACCAGAGAGCCAAAGACCGTACCCAGCAAAGCACCCAAACCCAAAACCCCCACCCCCACCACAGCACCCCGCCCGCTCAAAGCCAACCAGCAACGCTGGGAACGCACCTTCCGGGGCGCGGCCAAAGGCGTCACCTTCCAGCTGCGCATCATCCGCCGACCCGACGGGCACCTCACCGCCCGCTACCAAGCCACACCTGGCAAGGGCAGCGGCTGGCACCTTGAAGGGCAACTCCGCGACGACAACACCTTCACGCTGAAAGGCACCGAGAACAAAGCTGAATTTCAGGGAAAAATCAGCCCCGACGGCAAAACTGTCACCAGTAGTTTCACAAACATCACGACCAGAGATACATTCACGGTCTCTGAAATTACGTTACGCATGGCCGCTTGGATAAAGCCTGCTCAAAATCAACAAGGCAGCTCTTCATCTTCGGATATAATTCCCGAACAGGCCAACAACCGTACAATAGATTGGGAGCAAACACTGACTCCGGCGATGCGTAAGAAGCTCCCAGCCCTATCCGAGCCCAAATTTTTAGATCAATTAGATGAAATGTGCAAAAGAATCGGAATTCCAAGAGATCTTTTATTGGCAGTTATGACTTTTGAATCAGCAGACCATAATCATGGAACACGAGGACTAGATTCAAAGGCTGATAATGGGCTGGGTTATTATGGTCTGATTCAGTTCGGCCCAGAGGCAGCCAAGGATTTTGGTCTCGTGTCCGCCAAAGAATTCCAAAAAATGAGTGCTACTGAGCAATTGCCTTATGTAGAAAAATTTTTGAAAACCCATGGAGTGCCTCAGGCAGTCGCAAAAGCCAAGGCAGAAAATAGAAATATCACTCTTGAAGAGATATATATGAGTATTTTGGGCGGCAATGCGAATAAATCCTACAATTCAGTATGGAAAACCAAAACTTCAAACCCCAAAGGCTATAAGAATAATAGCGGGTTAGATTCAAATGGTGATTTTGCTATAACTCCCACAGAAGCCGCAGATGCCGTGCGACTCCACTGGAGAGAAGTTTACGGAAACAATATAGACGAACGAAGCAGACATCTCGAAAGACAATGGTACACCGCCCGCAATCCAGATACAGATAGAGACGAGAGGAAATGGAGGGCAATATACCATTCTGAAGTTTTCTCAGATAATCTGAACAATACATTCAAAAACCAGCCGTCAGTTCAGCGGGATCAGATTCAAAATCCCCGGCAATCTGGCACAGTCAAAGATACCAGTGCCGAAATAAAAAGAACTATACGCGCCAACAAGGATTGGGGAGCCGAAATCGGTTCACTCGATGGAGTCAAGGCATATTACAATGACGGAGTGCAATCGTCAGAGGAAAGCGCGTCAGGGAATCGGAATTATTCAAAGGATGGCAATAAGTATGAGTACGGCCTGAAATGGCAATGCGTAGAATTTGTCAGGCGCTACTATTATGATAGCCTAGGTGTTGAATTTGCCCCCAGATCGGGTAATGCGGAAGATTATTTTGATAAGAATACTCCGAATGGCAACGTTAATACCCAAAGAAAACTGACCCAGTTTAAGATAGGATCCACAGAGAAGCCAAAATATCAGGATTTAATCATCTTCGGCCCCAATCCATTTTCTTCCGTTGGGCATGTAGCGATCGTATCAAGTGCCTCTGACGATAACTTCACCATAGCGCAACAGAATGTAGGAACTAAGTTTACAGACACAATAGGCTTGGAGCATAGCTCGGTTGCTGGCAAGAAAATCTATAAGATATCTCAATCTCATAGTTACCTGAATGTAATGGGGTGGCTAAGGAAATGAAGCGCACTATATTGCCAGTTTTTTTAATAATTTCTTGCTCAGGTTCCGGTTCTTCAGCAGAAAAATCCATAGCCGCAAGCTTATTCTGTACAAATTACAAATGTGTACTTACGGGCAGCACTGATGGGGTATACAGGTATAGAATAGGTAATCAAATTATCACAAAGAATACACAACTATTTATAAATTCCAACAAAAACTATTCCAATCGATACAGCATTCTTCTTGGCGAAGGGAGTCTATTATATGGCCCAAATCCGAATGACTGTAAAATGGTTGATCTATTCTATAAATTCTACGGTCTGAAGGATCTGGAAATCAAGAGTGATATTTTTGCCGCGAACGCACTAGTGGAGAGCGACATCGTAGATTACGCAAAAATAAGAGATTTTAAATCTGGCGGAATTCAGCTGGTCGCATACATTCGAAGCTCCCCGGATCCAAGCATGAAGCCAGAAAAAGGGCGTTTAGAGTTCGGAATTATGCCAAAAACGCAATATCCCCCATCAAAATAAAATCTAAACTCGAAGGTCGCAATATCAAATATTCACATGCTGCGCGCCTGAAATCCTCTTACTTGTGCCTGGGCATTCTGCCTGGGCGCTTTTGTCTGCCTGGGTGGGTCAGTCGGCAGGTCCGGCGGCCGGTTACGCGGGGTATCCGTGCTGGGTGTACGGTCTGGGTGGGCGCGCTAGACTTTGCGGTATGACTGGTCCGCTTTCTACCGCACAGATTCGCGAGAAGTACCTGCAGTTCTTCCAGAGTAAGGGGCATCTGCACCTGCCGAGTTACAGCACGGTCGCGCCGGATCCGACGACGCTGTTCACGGTGGCGGGCATGCAGCCGTTCAAGGAGCAGTTCATGGGTGCGCCGGCCGTGTTCGACGGCGTGGCCAGCAAGCGCGTGACGACGGCGCAGAAGTGCGTGCGGGTGGGCGATATCGAGAACGTGGGGCGCACGCGGCGGCACCTGAGTCTGTTCGAGATGATGGGGAACTTCAGTTTCGGTGATTACTTCAAGCGGGACGCGATTCACTGGGCGTGGGAGTTCCTGACGGGCGCCGAGTGGATGGGCATGGACGGCAGCAAGCTGTACGTGACGATCTACGAGGATGACGATGAGGCGTTCATGTACTGGACGCAGGAGATCGGGATTGACCCGAGCCACGTGCACCGCTTCGGGGCGGATGAGAACTTCTGGCCGGCGGACGCGCCGAAGGAAGGTCCGAATGGGCCGTGCGGGCCGTGCAGCGAGATCTTCTATGACCGTGGCCCGAAGTACGGGGATGACAGCTGGGCGGATTACGCGGTGACGCGTGAGAGTGCGCGGTTCCTGGAGATCTGGAATCTGGTGTTCCCGCAGTTTGACCGGCAGGAGCCGCTGGCGGACGGGACGCCCGTGCTGCGGGACCTGCCGTTCAAGAACATTGATACCGGCATGGGGCTGGAGCGCGTGGCGAGCGTGGTGCAGGACGTGCCGGACTTCTACAGTAACGACGTGTTCCTGCCGATCGTGACGCGCGTGGCGGAACTGAGCGGGCAGCCGTACGAGGGTGAGGTGAGTGTGTCTCACCGGGTGGTGGCCGAGCACATCCGCAGCGTGAGCATGGTGATCGCGGACGGGAGCGTGCCCAGCAACACGGGGCGCGGGTACGTGGTGCGGAAGATCCTGCGCCGCGCGTGCCGTCACGCGTACCTGCTGGGCCTGCGTGAGCCGAGCCTGTTCAAGCTGGTGCCCATCGTGGCCGAGCGCATGGGTGACGCGTACCCGGAACTGCGGGAGAACCTCGCGAAGGTCGAGGCGACCGTGCGGGCCGAGGAGGAGAGCTTCCTGCGGACGCTGGAGGGCGGCATTCAGCGCCTGGGTAAGCTGCTGAGCGGCATGGAGAGGGGCGCGACCCTGTCCGGCAACGACGCGTTCGTGCTGTACGACACGTACGGCTTCCCGGTGGACCTGACGAAGGAGATCGCCGAGGAGTACGGGATCAGCGTGGACGAGGCCGGGTACGCGGAGAGCCTGGAGAACGCGCAGAACCTCGCGCGGGCGGGCAGCAAGTACGGCAAGAGCGAACTGTTCGGCGGGAATATGGAGGCGCTGGACGGCCTGTCCCCCACCGTGTTCGTCGGGTATGACGACCTTCAGGCCGAGGGTGAGGTCGTGGCGCTGGTCGGTGCGGGTGAGCGGCTGGCGCACCTGAGCGCCGGGAGCGAGGCGACCGTGGTGCTGTCCCGCACGCCCTTCTACGCCGAGGGCGGCGGCGAGGTCGGCGACACCGGGCGCATCGAGTGGGACGGCGGCATGGGGGTGGTGCGCGACACCCGCAAGACGCCGCAGGGCGTGTTCCTGCACGACGTGCTGGTCGAGTCCGGCGAACTGAAGGAAGGCCTGAACGTGCGCGCCGTCGTGTCGGGCGAGCGGCAGGCCATCCAGCGGCACCACACCGCCACGCACCTGCTGCAATCTGCGCTGCGGGCCGTGCTGGGAAGCGGCGTGCAGCAGAAAGGCTCGCTGGTGGCGGCCGACCGTCTGCGCTTCGACTTCTCGCACGGCGCGGCCCTGAGTGCCGACGAGATCGCAGCGGTGGAAACCCTGGTGAGCCGCTGGGTGAGCGCGAACTTCGCGGTCACGTGGCAGGAGATGCCCATTGCCGACGCCAGGGCGGCGGGCGCGACCGCACTGTTCGGCGAGAAGTACGGCGAGACGGTGCGCGTGGTGCGCGTGGGCGGCAGCGTGGAGTACGCCGGGCAGACCGTCAGCTCCATGGAACTGTGCGGCGGCGCGCACGTGACCCGCACCGGCGACATCGGCGCATTCGTGATCCTGGGTGACGAGAACGTGGCCGCCGGGGTGCGCCGCGTGGAAGCCCTGGCGGGCGAGCAGGCCACCGCGTGGGTGCGCGAACGCCTGAACGCTGCCGCGCGGGCCGCCGCGCTGCTGAACACCAGCCCCGACGGCCTGGAAGCCCGCGTGACCGGCCTCCAGACGCAACTGAAGGCCGCCGAGAAGGAAACCGTGACCGTCCGCCGTCAACTGGCCGAGGCGCAGATGGGCGGCGGGGCCGGCGGGGCCGCGCAGACCCGCGAGCTGGGCGGCTTCAGGGTCGCCGCGCTGAAACTCTCGGGCATCGAGGGCAACGAGTTGCGCGGCGCCGCCGACAAACTGCTCGACCAGAGCGGCGCGGACATGGTCGTGCTGGCGGGCGACAAGGGCCTGGTCGTGAAGGCGACCAAGGACGCCGTGACGCGCGGCGCGCACGCCGGGCAGCTGATCGGCAAGCTCGCCGCGGCAGGCGGCGGCAAGGGTGGCGGCCGCCCCGACATGGCCCAGGCGGGCGTGACGGATGCGGACGCGGCGCTGGCGGCACTCGACACGGCGTTCTGAACCCGTCGTTCTGAACCTGTGGTGGTGGGGGCGTCCTGGGCTGACCGGGACGCCCCCGCCTCTGTCCGGCCCAGGGGTCCTGCGGCTGGGGCCGGGGCGCGCTACGCTGCCCTCATGCCTCTTCTTGATGCGGTGCGCGCCCTGGCTCCCTACCTGCCGTCCTGGCTGGAGTTCCAGCGGGATCTGGCGCGGGTGCCGGGCGTGCAGGTGGCGGTGCGGGTGGGTGGGGAGCTGGCAGCGTCGTTCGCGCTGGGCGTGGCGAACGAGGCGACGGACGAGGCGCTGACGCCGGGGCACCTGTTCCGCATCGCGTCTCATTCGAAGACGTTCACGGCGACGGCTGTCTTTCAGCTGATCGA from Deinococcus seoulensis encodes the following:
- the alaS gene encoding alanine--tRNA ligase, whose protein sequence is MTGPLSTAQIREKYLQFFQSKGHLHLPSYSTVAPDPTTLFTVAGMQPFKEQFMGAPAVFDGVASKRVTTAQKCVRVGDIENVGRTRRHLSLFEMMGNFSFGDYFKRDAIHWAWEFLTGAEWMGMDGSKLYVTIYEDDDEAFMYWTQEIGIDPSHVHRFGADENFWPADAPKEGPNGPCGPCSEIFYDRGPKYGDDSWADYAVTRESARFLEIWNLVFPQFDRQEPLADGTPVLRDLPFKNIDTGMGLERVASVVQDVPDFYSNDVFLPIVTRVAELSGQPYEGEVSVSHRVVAEHIRSVSMVIADGSVPSNTGRGYVVRKILRRACRHAYLLGLREPSLFKLVPIVAERMGDAYPELRENLAKVEATVRAEEESFLRTLEGGIQRLGKLLSGMERGATLSGNDAFVLYDTYGFPVDLTKEIAEEYGISVDEAGYAESLENAQNLARAGSKYGKSELFGGNMEALDGLSPTVFVGYDDLQAEGEVVALVGAGERLAHLSAGSEATVVLSRTPFYAEGGGEVGDTGRIEWDGGMGVVRDTRKTPQGVFLHDVLVESGELKEGLNVRAVVSGERQAIQRHHTATHLLQSALRAVLGSGVQQKGSLVAADRLRFDFSHGAALSADEIAAVETLVSRWVSANFAVTWQEMPIADARAAGATALFGEKYGETVRVVRVGGSVEYAGQTVSSMELCGGAHVTRTGDIGAFVILGDENVAAGVRRVEALAGEQATAWVRERLNAAARAAALLNTSPDGLEARVTGLQTQLKAAEKETVTVRRQLAEAQMGGGAGGAAQTRELGGFRVAALKLSGIEGNELRGAADKLLDQSGADMVVLAGDKGLVVKATKDAVTRGAHAGQLIGKLAAAGGGKGGGRPDMAQAGVTDADAALAALDTAF
- a CDS encoding response regulator yields the protein MPRILVVDDDSAILKLVSVILSRAGHEVRTSTHPVEALDLLKVFTPDLVISDVVMPYMTGLEFLEKLRAHEQLSAIPFMLLSSHAERGDVRRGMNLGADDYLPKPFTPQDLTTAIDARLRRAGLTLQGESGMQAKGLGTAQVVWQGSAVSWVSRKALELFFYLLEHKEVTSWEAAEALWPEKDEARASSLFHTTLHRLRRSLSNEAVVSANRRYALASDLNPEYDVQRFELLAAQAEQGSLGLEELRELVTQYGHYLPGTDSPWADDVRSRLEQKQLSLLGVAARAATEAGRDRDAAQFHQRALAIDPMSEPDWQGLARALDTIGDPRARLAAQREAWWAVDLD
- a CDS encoding amidohydrolase produces the protein MTHPLTVIHARTLTLDDTRPEVQAVLVGGGRVLAAGSREDMAALAPGAQVLDHRDLLLTPGLAEAHIHLVTYGFSLSEVPLHGARSVAEVQARVAQRVMNTPPGTWIRGGGFLLSELGLNGYPSAALLDEVSPHHPVLLYSRDLHLSWANSAALRLAGIHDGTPDPEGGRIVRPLGCLLELASDLVARVIPAPSDAQYLAAARAGADDLAARGYVSAHTTAFEPVEAPRALQTLAQRGELPLRVWACLPHDRLGHARALGLSRTPGGLFQWGGVKFFADGALGSRTAWLHAPGFADGSGTGMPLDPPDLIAELGREAIELGLTPVTHAIGDRANTEVLNAYDHLRPHAGARGIRLRVEHAQHLRAEDLPRFRGLTASVQPIHLQADGPMIRDLMPHLEGLSYAFRSLRDAGAVLAFGSDAPVAPPEYRANFAAAITRVDDSGARLAPSEALTELDVLHAHTRGPALAAGWDDEGIIRPGARAAFTLWDRLGGNAQALVL
- a CDS encoding CHAP domain-containing protein, whose translation is MFDTREPKTVPSKAPKPKTPTPTTAPRPLKANQQRWERTFRGAAKGVTFQLRIIRRPDGHLTARYQATPGKGSGWHLEGQLRDDNTFTLKGTENKAEFQGKISPDGKTVTSSFTNITTRDTFTVSEITLRMAAWIKPAQNQQGSSSSSDIIPEQANNRTIDWEQTLTPAMRKKLPALSEPKFLDQLDEMCKRIGIPRDLLLAVMTFESADHNHGTRGLDSKADNGLGYYGLIQFGPEAAKDFGLVSAKEFQKMSATEQLPYVEKFLKTHGVPQAVAKAKAENRNITLEEIYMSILGGNANKSYNSVWKTKTSNPKGYKNNSGLDSNGDFAITPTEAADAVRLHWREVYGNNIDERSRHLERQWYTARNPDTDRDERKWRAIYHSEVFSDNLNNTFKNQPSVQRDQIQNPRQSGTVKDTSAEIKRTIRANKDWGAEIGSLDGVKAYYNDGVQSSEESASGNRNYSKDGNKYEYGLKWQCVEFVRRYYYDSLGVEFAPRSGNAEDYFDKNTPNGNVNTQRKLTQFKIGSTEKPKYQDLIIFGPNPFSSVGHVAIVSSASDDNFTIAQQNVGTKFTDTIGLEHSSVAGKKIYKISQSHSYLNVMGWLRK
- a CDS encoding YebC/PmpR family DNA-binding transcriptional regulator encodes the protein MAGHSKWSQIKRKKGANDKKRSAMYSKHIRAIQAAVRSGGSGDPSGNLSLKNAIAAAKSDTVPVDNIENAIKRAVGAGEGAAEFKEVTYEGYGPGGTAILIEALTDNVNRTVADIRAVFNKRGGSLGTSGSVAWQFEKKGILLLTDTSEQAQETAIEHGAEDIQESEEGLAISTGPNDLYAVQDALTAAGFEIENAQVDMVPSNTVAVADDDAKKLLILIDALEELDDVQNVYSNADLPDEE